ATCCTGCTGGCGATTAACGATCGCAAGCGCCGCATTGAGGTGGGCTATGGGCTGGAGCCTATCCTTCCCGACGGGAAAGTAGGTGGCTTTGGCCGTGAAGCCGTTCCTTTGCTCAGGCAGGATCAATACGGCCCTGCTGTTCTGCTCATGACACAGCGCGTTGCGGGAGTGATCGCCGCCGATGCCGGCATAACCCTTGAAGGCCCTGAACCGCCGCGTGCACCGCCAGACGAGGCGCCGGCGAATGGCCCATCTGCCGGAACCATTTTTTTAGGAATAGTTATAGTCCTGGTTGTCCTCGCCGTGTTATCCAGGGCAGGAGGCAGCGGCCTGATTTGGTTCTTGCTCGGCATGTTCCTGAACAGCGGAGGCCGAGGTAGTGGAGGCAGTAGTTGGGGTGGCGGCGGCGGGTTTGGCGGCGGCGGAGGTTTTGGTGGTTTTGGCGGCGGAAGTTCTGGAGGAGGCGGCGCAAGTGGCGACTGGTAGCCGCGAAGACGCTTATAACTTATGGAAACAGAAAAACAGATCACGGATTTTGTGAATAGCCTCAGGCAGGCGGCGGGCGCAAACCTGGAATGTGTGGCGCTTTTCGGGTCGGCTGCATCCGGAGAATTTCATGCGGATTATTCTGACATCAACATCCTCTGCGTGATGCGTGAGCTTTCCGCTCCGGTGCTTGCAGCGCTGGCGCCGGCTATTGCCGGCTGGACGAAACGCAAGTTTCCTGCGCCGCTGATATTCTCACGCTCTGAATTAGAGCAATGCACAGACGTGTTCGCCATTGAGATGCTCGATATCCGCCAGCGCCATCGCATCCTGTACGGCGAAGATATTTTTACCGGCATGAACGTCCCCATGGACCGTCATCGCGTTCAACTGGAGCACGAACTGCGCACCAAACTACTTACGTTGCGGCAAAGTTATCTCCAGGCCGCGAGCGACGACAAACGCGTTCGGCGCTTAATGCTTGATTCCATTTCCGCTTTCAGCACGTTGTTCCGGCATACGCTCATTGCCATGGGAGAACAACCTGCGCCCCACAAGGCGGAAAACATCAAGAGGCTGGCGGTGCGGACTGGATTTGATTCCAGCATTTTTCTCAAGTTGTTGCAGGTGCGCCAACAGACGGCAAAAGAAAATGAGATCAACGCTGCTTCCGCGTTCGCACAATATCTGGATGGGATCAACAGAGTGGTCCAGGCAGTCGATGCGCTGTAATTGAAAGATGGTCAAGGCTCGAAGGATAAAACGGAGGAGAAGATGAAGGTTTGGATAGCAATAGGAATCATCGTATTGCTGCTGATTGTGGGATTCAGCAGTTATGTCGGCGCTAAAAATCAGATGGTGACGAAGAATGAGACCGTAAAAGCGGCGTGGTCGCAGGTCGATATCGTGCTGCAACGCCGCGCTGATCTGATTCCCAACCTGGTTGAGACCGTGAAGGGTTTTGCCTTGCAGGAGCAAACCGTCTTTGGCGACATTGCCAAAGCACGTTCACGTTTGCTTTCCGCCAATACTCCCGCAGATAAAATTTCCGCCAACCAGCAACTTGATGGCGCCTTGGGCCGTCTTCTGGTGGTCGTGGAAAACTACCCTCAACTGAAGTCCAATGAAAACTTCTTGCGATTGCAGGATGAACTGGCCGGAACCGAGAACCGTATAGCAGTGGAACGCAAGCGCTACAATGACGCGCTGCAGGACTACAATACCTTCATCGGCCTTTTCCCCAATAGCATCTGGGCCGGCATGGCTGGATTCAAGCGTAATGACGCGTACTTTGCCGCAAGTGAAGGCGCAAAGACCGCGCCGAAAGTTGATTTCTCCGGCGTGAAACCTACACCGCCCGCGCAAGCCACACCGCAACCCGCACATTAACAGCTATTTGGGCCGCGGCAATGGCTGCGGCCCAACCCGTCACCTGACTAGTCCAATCCTCCGTATCAGATCCTGAAATCTGGGATCTGATCGAACGTCATCCAGCATCGGTTCAACGTTGAGCCAGGTCAAACCGTCAGCGCGATCATCATAGGCTTTTTCAAGCCACATCATTGCTTTGTCTTTGTCGCCCAAACCAGCAAAGAGCATTCCAAAATAGGTCGGCGGTATGTAACGTTTTTTTGCCGCTGCCTTAAACGCTTCGGCTAGCTTCATCGTCTCAGCTTTTTTGCCACTCACGGCATAGGCCAGGCCCAGCGCGGCATCCATCAGTGGCATCTCTCCTGTTTCGGTTCTTGCCTGCTTCAGGTGCGCAATGGCCTTGGCATGCTCGTTCAATCGCATGTAAGCGCGGCCGGCGATAAAGTGCAGCATAAAGTACTCGGGATCCAACTGCTTGGCTTTCTCGCATTCGTCCACCGCACGCTGGTATTCACGGCCAAAATAATAAGCGGCCGCGCGCGTCGTATGGACAGCCACCAGCCGGTGCGGATCTGTCTCTTGCACAATGCTCATCGTCTGCTCAATCTCATCAAACGCGGCATCGCGTCTGCCTAGAGCCAGTAACAACCATGAGTACCACAGATGTGTGTCCGCGTGGTCTGGGTTCAGCTCGATCGCCAGCTCATACCCGGCCTCGGCTTCTTCCCATTTCCAGTGGTAGTGGTGGTTTACCAGGGCCAGTGCCGTATGTGCTTCCGCGAATGAGCTGTCCAACTCCAGCGCTTTGCGTGCCGCTTTCTCGGCTTTCGGCATGGCTTCGCGCGGTGGCAACAGATCAAACGGCGCTATCGCCAGAAGCGCGTAGGCGCTCGCCAGTCCGGCATAGGCGGGTCCATATTTCTCGTCGAGCTTGATAGCGCGTTCAAAGTCCTCAATACTTTTGCTGATGGCAGTAGGCGTCATCTGGTGCAGGTTGTAGCGGGCTTTCAGGTAGGCATCGTATGCCGCGGGCTGCACTTGTCCGTGGCCTTTTTGCAGATCAGAAAGGCGCGTGCTCTGGGAAAGATTCAGCGCCAGGTTGATTTCGCGCGAAATCGCCTGGGCAATGTTAGCCTGCACGCTCAGGACATCACTCAAATCGCGCTCATATGTTTCAGCCCAGAGCTGTGTCTGGTCTTTCAATTGGATAAGCTGCGCCGTGATGCGGACCCGGTTGCCGCCACGTCTTACTTTCCCTTCCAGAACGTATCCGACTCCCAAGTCTTTCTTCATCTGATCCATTGACTTGCTGCTGGAATCGTAGTGCTCCGCAGTCGTTCGCGCGATTACGGCCAACTCCGATGCCTGTAACCGCGTGATCTGCGTGATCATCTCTTCCGTAAGTCCGTCACTAAAGTAGTCGTCGTCTTTGGCTCCGCTGAGATTGCCAAACGGCAACACCGCCAGCTTGATCTTCTCCGCCGGCCCTTCATCGCGATTCCCGCTCACGACTGTCGCGCCGGACTGCTGGCGCGTAGTGAACCAGTCTGTCAGCTCATTGCGGTAGGCGTAGATCGATCCAAGCTTGTCATGCAGATGGCGATAAACAGGCAGCCCTTCTTTTTTCTCCCAGCGCTGCACGGTGCGGACGTCCCGCCGCAGATACGAAGCAATCTCTTTCCAGGAATCTAGTCGATCAGCTGGATTGCCGGTTGTCATGGTTCGAGTTCCGCCCCGTTTTCTTTTTGGTGTTGATAGATCCCGCACGACATTCAGCGGCATCGTTCCCCTGCCGCGCATTGCCGCTTGAGAGCCAATTCTACCGGGAGATAGAGTCACATTCGTAGTGAAAAGAAAGAGGCCGTCATGATCAACCTTGGTTCGAAGATGAGTTCCCTACTGCTTGCCACCATAGTGCTGGCCAAACTCGCTTCAGCGCAAGGCTTGCCGTGGCTTGACGATCCGCCGCCGCACACCGCTCTTGCGGAAACCGCCGCGCCGGAGCAAACGCAGCTTCTTCAAACTATGGCGCCGCCGGTCGCAACCACGACCA
This sequence is a window from Terriglobia bacterium. Protein-coding genes within it:
- a CDS encoding nucleotidyltransferase domain-containing protein — its product is METEKQITDFVNSLRQAAGANLECVALFGSAASGEFHADYSDINILCVMRELSAPVLAALAPAIAGWTKRKFPAPLIFSRSELEQCTDVFAIEMLDIRQRHRILYGEDIFTGMNVPMDRHRVQLEHELRTKLLTLRQSYLQAASDDKRVRRLMLDSISAFSTLFRHTLIAMGEQPAPHKAENIKRLAVRTGFDSSIFLKLLQVRQQTAKENEINAASAFAQYLDGINRVVQAVDAL
- a CDS encoding TPM domain-containing protein, which gives rise to MAPNRIWQATMCALALACLTTALSAEPIKQLKPTGYVNDFAGVLDASSSESIRNICEQIDQKAHAQIAIVTIQSLDGADIESYASDLYKAWGIGPKSNNRGVLILLAINDRKRRIEVGYGLEPILPDGKVGGFGREAVPLLRQDQYGPAVLLMTQRVAGVIAADAGITLEGPEPPRAPPDEAPANGPSAGTIFLGIVIVLVVLAVLSRAGGSGLIWFLLGMFLNSGGRGSGGSSWGGGGGFGGGGGFGGFGGGSSGGGGASGDW
- a CDS encoding LemA family protein; this translates as MKVWIAIGIIVLLLIVGFSSYVGAKNQMVTKNETVKAAWSQVDIVLQRRADLIPNLVETVKGFALQEQTVFGDIAKARSRLLSANTPADKISANQQLDGALGRLLVVVENYPQLKSNENFLRLQDELAGTENRIAVERKRYNDALQDYNTFIGLFPNSIWAGMAGFKRNDAYFAASEGAKTAPKVDFSGVKPTPPAQATPQPAH